The proteins below are encoded in one region of Brachyspira intermedia PWS/A:
- a CDS encoding PepSY-like domain-containing protein: MNRVLTATLLFILICMALFSYDNLLPEKSVKFINDYFNYNNIINIVKTNEFYEVIFNDDIIIHFDLDGYWQEVSGNSSPIPINFIDKKVLNTVRKTNPNAAIINIKKRWNMYVISLDNYINIFIDFAGMLIGQKVPD, translated from the coding sequence ATGAACAGAGTATTAACAGCTACATTATTATTTATTCTTATTTGTATGGCTTTATTTTCATACGATAATCTACTTCCTGAAAAGTCAGTTAAATTCATAAACGATTATTTTAACTATAATAATATAATCAATATAGTTAAAACAAACGAATTTTATGAAGTAATATTCAATGATGATATAATAATACATTTTGATTTGGACGGATATTGGCAGGAAGTAAGCGGAAATTCATCTCCTATACCAATAAACTTTATAGATAAAAAAGTATTAAATACTGTAAGAAAAACGAATCCTAATGCAGCAATTATAAATATAAAGAAAAGATGGAATATGTATGTAATAAGTTTAGATAATTATATAAATATATTCATAGATTTTGCAGGAATGCTAATAGGGCAAAAAGTACCAGATTAA
- a CDS encoding sigma-70 family RNA polymerase sigma factor → MNQEYKGPVSVYLKQIGEIRRLTKEEELDLWQRLEVCRENRAALENNDDEESLKKIEEIDKEIDSIQHKLVKSNLRLVISIAKRYYNSGVPFIDIIDEGNIGLIEAVKRFEYKKGFKFSTYGVWWIKQSIVKEISSKRHIIRFPMHIARLIKKSIQTSKTLTQKLGREPTIDEISKEMKIDRKTLSYIMIFTQDTASVDSFFRNSDNNDMTSIIEDKNFPSPHQKAFMDSLRDTLTEALKCLDEKERTVIISRYGLYGKEAKTLEDTGKELNITRERVRQIQIKAIKKLAGLNLSKELKSFLWD, encoded by the coding sequence ATTAATCAAGAGTATAAGGGACCTGTTAGCGTATATTTAAAGCAAATAGGTGAAATAAGAAGACTCACTAAAGAAGAAGAACTTGATTTATGGCAGCGTCTGGAAGTTTGCCGAGAGAATAGAGCAGCATTAGAAAATAATGATGATGAAGAGTCTTTAAAGAAAATAGAAGAGATAGATAAAGAAATAGATTCTATACAGCATAAGCTTGTAAAATCTAATTTAAGGCTTGTTATAAGTATAGCTAAGAGATATTATAATAGTGGAGTACCTTTTATTGATATTATAGATGAGGGAAACATAGGGCTTATAGAGGCTGTTAAAAGATTTGAATATAAAAAAGGATTCAAATTTTCTACTTATGGCGTTTGGTGGATAAAACAGAGCATAGTTAAAGAAATATCAAGCAAAAGACATATTATAAGATTCCCTATGCATATAGCAAGACTTATAAAAAAGAGCATACAAACATCAAAAACACTTACTCAGAAATTAGGCAGAGAACCTACAATAGATGAAATATCTAAAGAAATGAAAATAGATAGAAAAACTTTATCTTACATTATGATATTTACTCAGGATACTGCCAGTGTTGATTCTTTTTTCAGAAATTCTGATAATAATGATATGACTTCTATAATAGAAGATAAAAATTTCCCATCTCCGCATCAAAAAGCATTTATGGATAGTTTGAGAGATACTTTGACAGAAGCCCTTAAATGTTTAGATGAAAAAGAGAGAACAGTTATCATATCAAGATACGGATTATATGGAAAAGAGGCTAAAACTCTTGAAGATACTGGGAAAGAATTGAATATCACAAGGGAAAGAGTAAGACAGATTCAGATAAAAGCCATAAAGAAACTTGCAGGACTTAATTTATCTAAAGAATTAAAAAGTTTCTTATGGGATTAA
- a CDS encoding ABC transporter permease — MDFWTYVTIIITFVFALFLVYPLFSLFLSSFKDIKTDAWTLNNFIRFFTKKYYYSTLINSFVVTTSVTILAVLIGTPLAYCMKMYNLKGKRIIEILIIISMMSPAFIGAYSWILLLGRNGVITRFFSYIGINIPTIYGFDGILLVFSLKLYPFIFMYVYGALGKIDNIFLEASENLGASSFMRNMTVTIPLIKPTIVSAGLIVFMNALADFGTPMLIGEGYRTMPTMIYSEFISEVGSNANFSASMSVIMVIITTIMFISQKYIVNKRSYAMNAMNTIKSKDIKGIKSILIHSIIYILVLISILPQITVIYTSFLKTNRSVFTSQFSFESYETIFRSLASSIKNTYIYGIITIAIIIIVGMLTAYITIRRKNILTSIIDIVSMFPYIIPGSVLGITFLTAFNKPPIILTGSSIIIIISLVIRRLPYTLRSSSAILYQIDKNVDEASISLGASEIKTFFYITAKLMLSGVLSGAILSWITVINELSSSVILYTTKSRTMSVAIYQEVIRASYGTAAALSTILTLTTIISLIIFFKISNKKEITL; from the coding sequence ATGGACTTTTGGACATATGTTACTATAATAATAACATTTGTTTTTGCTTTATTTTTAGTTTATCCATTGTTCTCATTATTTTTAAGTAGTTTTAAAGATATAAAAACAGATGCTTGGACATTAAATAATTTTATAAGATTCTTCACCAAAAAATATTATTACAGCACTTTAATAAATAGTTTTGTAGTAACTACTTCTGTAACTATACTTGCTGTATTAATAGGTACGCCTTTAGCATATTGCATGAAAATGTATAATCTTAAAGGCAAAAGAATCATAGAAATTTTAATAATTATATCTATGATGTCTCCTGCATTCATAGGTGCTTATTCATGGATACTGCTTCTTGGAAGAAACGGAGTTATTACCAGATTTTTTTCATATATAGGTATCAATATACCAACTATATATGGTTTTGATGGTATACTTTTAGTTTTTTCTTTGAAGCTATATCCATTTATATTTATGTATGTTTATGGAGCTTTAGGAAAAATTGATAATATATTTTTAGAGGCTTCTGAAAATCTAGGTGCTTCTAGTTTTATGAGAAATATGACTGTAACTATACCATTAATAAAGCCAACTATAGTTTCAGCAGGACTCATTGTGTTTATGAATGCATTGGCAGATTTCGGTACTCCTATGCTTATAGGCGAAGGATATAGAACTATGCCTACTATGATATATTCAGAGTTCATAAGCGAAGTAGGAAGCAATGCAAACTTTTCTGCTTCAATGTCCGTTATAATGGTTATAATTACAACTATAATGTTCATTTCACAAAAATATATTGTAAATAAAAGATCCTATGCTATGAATGCTATGAACACTATAAAATCAAAAGATATAAAAGGTATAAAATCTATATTGATTCATAGTATAATATATATTTTAGTTTTGATTTCTATACTTCCTCAAATTACAGTTATATATACTTCATTTTTAAAGACAAATAGATCAGTTTTTACTAGTCAATTTTCTTTTGAAAGCTATGAAACAATATTCCGCTCCCTAGCCTCTTCAATAAAAAACACATATATATACGGAATAATCACAATAGCAATAATAATAATCGTAGGAATGCTCACTGCATATATAACAATAAGAAGAAAAAATATATTAACTAGTATAATAGATATAGTATCAATGTTTCCATATATAATACCGGGTTCTGTACTTGGAATAACTTTTTTAACAGCATTCAATAAACCTCCTATAATATTGACAGGAAGTTCCATAATCATTATTATATCATTAGTGATAAGAAGACTTCCTTATACTCTAAGATCAAGCTCAGCTATACTCTATCAAATAGATAAGAATGTAGATGAGGCCTCTATAAGTCTTGGTGCTTCAGAAATAAAAACATTTTTTTATATAACAGCCAAATTAATGCTTTCAGGCGTATTATCAGGGGCTATATTAAGCTGGATAACTGTTATTAACGAATTAAGCTCATCTGTTATACTTTATACGACAAAATCAAGAACTATGTCTGTGGCTATTTATCAGGAAGTTATAAGGGCTAGTTATGGAACAGCTGCGGCCCTTTCTACAATACTTACTTTAACTACTATCATATCGCTTATTATATTCTTTAAGATAAGCAATAAGAAAGAAATAACTCTATAA
- a CDS encoding biotin--[acetyl-CoA-carboxylase] ligase — protein sequence MKVNIFTEKLNTKIYGQNTLLFESLESTNKKMIEDLNSGVKLEEGTVYIALVQTSGKGSYGNKWESNNNLGLWFSVLVYSPYKKEALSFLPGIALSKCLREKYNVDAHVKWPNDVLVGSKKISGTLIQVTPIEDINACVIGTGVNLYQSSEDFDLSIRNKATSLYIETGKKIELSDFYKDLIHYFEDVYTGSKELSEYFKEYSKMIGKTIKAIKDNAEIYADVKGITEEGYLKVEVNGKDEIWISRASLDIDTKY from the coding sequence ATGAAAGTTAACATATTTACAGAAAAATTAAATACTAAGATATACGGACAAAATACTTTATTATTTGAATCATTAGAAAGTACAAATAAAAAAATGATAGAAGATTTGAATAGTGGGGTAAAATTAGAAGAGGGTACTGTATATATAGCTTTGGTGCAGACATCTGGAAAAGGCAGCTATGGCAATAAATGGGAATCTAATAATAATTTAGGATTATGGTTTAGCGTTTTAGTTTATTCGCCATATAAGAAAGAGGCTTTAAGTTTCCTACCCGGTATAGCATTAAGTAAATGTTTGAGAGAAAAATATAATGTTGATGCCCATGTTAAATGGCCTAATGATGTTTTGGTGGGAAGTAAAAAAATATCAGGAACTCTTATACAAGTTACGCCTATTGAAGATATAAATGCATGCGTTATAGGAACAGGAGTTAATTTATATCAAAGCAGTGAAGATTTTGATTTGAGTATAAGAAATAAAGCTACTTCACTTTATATTGAAACAGGCAAAAAAATAGAATTAAGTGATTTTTATAAAGATTTAATTCATTATTTTGAAGATGTTTATACAGGAAGTAAAGAATTATCAGAATATTTCAAAGAGTATAGCAAAATGATAGGTAAAACTATAAAGGCTATAAAAGATAATGCTGAAATATATGCTGATGTAAAAGGGATAACAGAAGAAGGATATTTAAAAGTTGAAGTAAATGGAAAAGATGAAATTTGGATATCCAGAGCTTCTTTAGATATAGATACAAAATATTAA
- a CDS encoding basic amino acid ABC transporter substrate-binding protein → MKKILILMMIISSMIFVSCSNSSKTSDTENKKIYVGIDVDFPPFGYLDSDGKIGGFDYDIMSEVAKLSGLNVEFTHMQFNGLLPALQAKKLDAIIASMTVTEERKQFVNFSEPYYVSSQVMLVHKDDDSIKTFDDLVGKNIGVVIGTTGDTIMSEKEGVNNEKFDTGAAAVLALKEKKISAVVFDKEPCKSFAKYNDDIKLIESDAVEENYAIALRKEDTALLEKINAGLSQIMTNGTYEKLIEKNFQ, encoded by the coding sequence ATGAAAAAAATACTAATATTAATGATGATTATCTCTTCAATGATCTTTGTATCATGCAGTAATTCATCAAAAACATCTGACACTGAAAACAAAAAAATATATGTCGGAATAGATGTTGATTTTCCGCCTTTCGGATATTTGGACAGCGATGGAAAAATAGGCGGTTTTGATTATGATATAATGAGTGAAGTTGCTAAATTATCAGGTTTGAATGTAGAGTTTACTCATATGCAGTTTAACGGACTTTTGCCTGCACTTCAAGCTAAAAAATTAGATGCTATAATAGCAAGTATGACTGTTACAGAAGAAAGAAAACAGTTCGTTAATTTCTCAGAGCCTTATTATGTATCAAGTCAGGTTATGCTAGTTCATAAAGATGATGATTCAATAAAAACATTCGATGATTTAGTAGGAAAAAATATCGGCGTTGTTATAGGTACAACAGGAGACACTATAATGAGTGAAAAAGAAGGCGTAAATAATGAAAAATTTGATACAGGTGCTGCTGCTGTACTTGCATTGAAAGAAAAGAAAATATCAGCTGTTGTATTTGATAAAGAACCTTGTAAAAGTTTTGCTAAATACAATGATGATATAAAATTAATAGAAAGCGATGCTGTAGAAGAAAATTATGCCATTGCTTTAAGAAAAGAAGATACTGCACTTTTAGAAAAAATAAATGCTGGACTTTCTCAAATAATGACAAATGGTACTTATGAAAAATTAATAGAAAAGAATTTCCAATAA
- a CDS encoding extracellular solute-binding protein encodes MKNIIKLFLVSLLIVISILSCSSKKEEKVNSLVIYTPATRFFIDRLVEEFNKKNPDINVEIIIAGTAEIIKRIEAEKNDPLGDIFFAANENILKYNSELFQEYVTTNYDNIYEDYRSKEKYITGFMLSPSVLIINTNLIKDIKVEGYADLLNPALKGQIAFNDPTTSSSSFEQLVNMLYAMGNGNPENGWNYVEKLYANLDGKLLSSSSAVYKGVADNEYAVGLTFESAAANYIHTGSPIDVIYMKEGVLTKAHSMAIIKDAKNLENAKKFVDFVTSYDAQKIINDELFTRAIIKNLDGSQILMPLENINDIKEDEEMVDKNKEAWLEKFKNIVTAGI; translated from the coding sequence ATGAAAAATATCATTAAATTATTTTTAGTATCTTTATTGATAGTGATATCAATTCTTTCATGCTCTAGCAAAAAAGAAGAAAAAGTTAATAGTCTAGTAATATACACGCCAGCAACTAGATTCTTTATTGATAGGCTTGTAGAAGAGTTCAACAAAAAAAATCCTGATATAAATGTAGAAATAATAATAGCTGGTACCGCTGAAATAATAAAAAGAATAGAAGCTGAAAAAAATGATCCTTTAGGCGATATATTTTTTGCTGCTAATGAAAATATACTAAAATATAATTCAGAGCTTTTTCAAGAATACGTTACAACAAATTATGATAATATATACGAAGATTACAGAAGTAAAGAAAAATACATAACAGGCTTTATGCTTAGCCCAAGCGTATTGATAATAAATACAAATTTAATAAAAGATATAAAAGTAGAAGGATATGCTGATTTGCTTAATCCTGCTTTAAAAGGACAAATAGCTTTTAATGACCCTACTACTTCATCATCATCTTTTGAACAATTAGTTAATATGCTTTATGCTATGGGTAACGGTAACCCTGAAAACGGCTGGAATTATGTAGAAAAATTGTATGCTAATTTAGACGGCAAACTTTTAAGTAGTTCTTCTGCTGTATATAAAGGCGTAGCTGATAATGAATATGCTGTGGGACTTACATTTGAAAGTGCCGCTGCAAACTATATACATACTGGCTCTCCTATAGATGTTATATATATGAAAGAAGGCGTACTAACTAAAGCACATTCTATGGCTATAATAAAAGATGCCAAAAACTTAGAAAATGCTAAAAAGTTTGTAGATTTTGTAACAAGCTATGATGCACAAAAAATTATCAATGATGAGTTATTCACAAGAGCTATAATAAAAAATTTAGATGGTTCTCAAATACTTATGCCTCTTGAAAATATTAATGATATAAAAGAAGATGAAGAAATGGTTGATAAAAATAAAGAAGCTTGGCTTGAAAAATTTAAAAATATAGTTACAGCAGGCATTTAA
- a CDS encoding ABC transporter substrate-binding protein, producing MRFLGHFIRLIIILMISIIIFSCNKNESESQNSSLVIYSPSSRDFIDPLIEDFKSKNPNINVEVIIAGTGELIKRIETEKNDPLCDVLMAANINLVKNNQDLFENYTTTNENEILDSYKNVEGTMTRFMISPSVLIVNTNLVGNINIEGYSDLTNEQLKGKIAFNDPSTSSSSFKHLVTILYTMGKDDINKGWEYIDKLCDNLDGKLLTGSSAVYKGVADNEYTVGLTFENAAANYAASGSPVKLVYMKEGVIMEPAGIYIIKNAKNMENAKKFLDYMTSFDTQKKMNDELNARAVRKDLGASPILVDIKNINAITSNEELEYIDNFVKENQETWLEKFKNIITDKL from the coding sequence ATGAGATTTTTAGGTCACTTTATAAGACTAATCATAATTTTAATGATTTCTATAATAATATTTTCATGCAATAAGAATGAAAGCGAATCACAAAATTCATCATTGGTTATATACTCACCATCATCAAGAGATTTTATTGATCCACTAATAGAAGATTTCAAAAGTAAGAATCCAAATATAAATGTAGAAGTAATAATAGCAGGTACAGGTGAATTAATAAAAAGAATAGAAACAGAAAAAAATGATCCATTATGCGATGTTTTAATGGCAGCCAATATTAATTTGGTAAAGAATAATCAGGATTTGTTTGAAAATTACACAACAACAAATGAAAATGAAATATTAGACAGCTATAAAAATGTAGAAGGCACAATGACTAGATTTATGATTAGCCCAAGCGTATTAATAGTCAATACTAATCTTGTAGGCAATATAAATATAGAAGGCTACTCTGATTTAACTAATGAACAATTAAAAGGAAAAATAGCATTTAATGATCCATCCACATCTTCATCATCTTTTAAGCATTTAGTTACTATATTGTATACAATGGGAAAAGATGATATCAATAAAGGTTGGGAATATATTGATAAATTATGCGATAATTTAGACGGAAAATTACTAACAGGTTCATCTGCAGTATATAAAGGTGTAGCTGATAATGAATATACTGTTGGACTTACATTTGAGAATGCCGCTGCAAATTATGCTGCTTCAGGTTCTCCTGTAAAATTAGTATATATGAAAGAAGGAGTTATAATGGAGCCTGCAGGAATATATATAATAAAAAATGCTAAAAATATGGAAAATGCTAAAAAGTTTTTGGATTATATGACTAGCTTTGATACTCAAAAGAAAATGAATGATGAACTTAATGCAAGAGCTGTAAGAAAAGATTTAGGAGCTTCCCCTATACTAGTTGATATAAAAAATATAAATGCTATCACTTCAAATGAAGAATTAGAATATATAGATAACTTTGTAAAAGAAAATCAAGAAACTTGGCTTGAAAAATTTAAAAATATAATTACAGATAAATTATAA
- a CDS encoding extracellular solute-binding protein: MKKIIISFLILSALLIFSCSKEENTNNKLVIYTPASRTLLDPLIEDFKQKNPDIDNIEIIMAGSGELIKRIEAEKDNTLCDVLMTVNVDFMKENTNLFTNYISTNEEYIHDDFKNIEGSITRFMLSPSVLIVNTNLIGNINIEGYTDLTNEQLKGKIAFNDASSSSSAFEHLVNMLYTMGEGNIENGWEYIEKLYSNLDNKILDSSSAVYKGVTDGEYSVGLTYENAAADYVSSGAPVQIVYMKEGVIMKANGACIVKNAKNIENAKKFIDYITSFEAQKKMNDELNARAIRKDLPKSNVLIDINEINTITDSNELEKISKESSNNKEIWLEKLKDIIISKQ, from the coding sequence ATGAAAAAAATTATTATTTCATTTTTAATATTATCTGCACTTTTAATTTTTTCATGTTCAAAAGAAGAAAATACAAATAATAAACTTGTAATATATACACCAGCATCAAGAACTTTATTAGATCCATTAATTGAGGATTTTAAACAAAAAAATCCAGATATAGATAATATAGAAATCATTATGGCTGGAAGCGGAGAACTTATAAAAAGAATAGAAGCAGAAAAAGATAATACATTATGCGATGTTCTTATGACAGTTAATGTTGATTTTATGAAAGAAAATACCAATTTATTTACAAATTATATATCAACAAATGAAGAATATATACATGATGATTTTAAAAATATTGAAGGTTCTATAACTAGATTTATGCTTAGTCCGAGTGTATTAATAGTTAATACTAATCTTATAGGTAATATAAATATAGAAGGATATACAGATTTAACTAATGAACAATTAAAAGGAAAAATAGCATTCAATGATGCTTCCAGCTCATCATCTGCATTCGAGCATTTAGTGAATATGCTTTATACTATGGGAGAAGGAAATATAGAAAATGGATGGGAATATATAGAAAAATTATACTCAAATTTGGACAACAAAATTTTAGATAGTTCTTCTGCTGTATATAAAGGCGTTACTGACGGAGAATATTCTGTCGGATTAACTTATGAAAATGCTGCTGCTGATTATGTATCTTCAGGTGCTCCTGTACAAATAGTATATATGAAAGAAGGTGTAATAATGAAAGCTAATGGAGCTTGTATAGTAAAAAATGCTAAAAACATAGAAAATGCTAAAAAATTTATAGATTATATTACAAGTTTTGAAGCACAGAAAAAAATGAATGATGAATTAAATGCAAGGGCAATTAGGAAAGATTTACCTAAATCTAATGTTTTAATAGACATTAATGAAATAAATACAATAACAGATAGCAATGAATTAGAGAAAATATCAAAAGAATCTTCAAATAATAAAGAAATTTGGTTAGAAAAATTAAAAGATATTATAATATCTAAACAATAA
- a CDS encoding PepSY-like domain-containing protein, with protein sequence MIKKTILLFFIAVITVYADDIYIAPNQLPNNILQFINAFFPNSSIMYAEIDRKKYEIALDNGVEMEFFRNGELKEIDGNYTALPSNILPQPVANTVSKTYPNTVITKIKKKWNLYEVKLNNMMELYIDASNGQLLGQKFDD encoded by the coding sequence ATGATAAAAAAAACAATACTTTTATTTTTTATTGCAGTAATTACTGTATATGCTGATGATATATATATAGCACCTAATCAGCTTCCAAATAATATACTGCAATTTATAAATGCTTTCTTTCCAAATTCTTCTATAATGTATGCTGAAATAGATAGAAAAAAATATGAAATTGCATTGGATAACGGTGTCGAAATGGAATTCTTTAGAAACGGAGAATTAAAAGAAATAGATGGAAATTATACGGCATTACCTTCAAATATATTGCCTCAGCCTGTAGCAAATACAGTTTCAAAAACTTATCCTAATACCGTAATAACAAAAATAAAAAAGAAATGGAATCTATATGAAGTAAAACTTAATAATATGATGGAGCTTTATATAGATGCAAGCAATGGTCAGCTTTTAGGACAGAAATTTGATGACTAA
- a CDS encoding tetratricopeptide repeat protein, producing the protein MKSKIADKAYTLIKKKKYKKAKDFLLSNKSKILHDAEALAMFSFADIFLKDFYGAEELSRKALREDSFCFNAMLAKAYVSLHNGHRENALREYFRILDLEPENKIARDNIERIRFLTNNARGDEINPRAYLLGKKKLSMSRFIVLIPIAFILTFLSYITIDRVYPKIRYVLLDKEQKELREKLENVYLFEGLEDGKIPESAKSPTYSPREVAEMFDKAKNNMRSASVNEAVMIINGALKSDINEYLKERFRVLKEFVIAPDYNIFRESPNYLTVVENYDLYNGGYVKWKADVNTVSQTNIDGIPKKKARLLIYDTADKNIAGVADLIVNVTVTLEPKNYIEVYGKILGYDAKQKSIQLEGQIIKHLPKK; encoded by the coding sequence ATGAAAAGCAAAATAGCTGACAAAGCATATACTCTCATAAAGAAAAAGAAATATAAAAAAGCAAAAGATTTTCTTCTTAGTAATAAAAGTAAAATATTGCATGATGCGGAAGCTCTTGCTATGTTTTCTTTTGCTGATATATTTTTAAAAGATTTCTATGGTGCTGAGGAACTTTCAAGAAAGGCACTTAGAGAGGATAGTTTTTGTTTTAATGCTATGCTTGCCAAGGCCTATGTAAGTTTACACAATGGACACAGAGAAAATGCTTTGAGAGAGTATTTCAGAATATTAGATTTAGAGCCTGAAAATAAAATTGCAAGAGACAATATAGAGAGAATAAGATTTTTAACCAACAATGCAAGAGGCGATGAGATAAATCCTAGAGCGTATTTACTTGGCAAGAAAAAATTATCAATGTCAAGATTTATAGTTCTAATACCTATAGCATTCATACTCACATTTTTATCATACATAACAATAGACAGAGTTTACCCTAAAATAAGATATGTACTTCTTGATAAAGAGCAAAAAGAATTAAGAGAAAAGCTTGAGAATGTTTACTTATTTGAGGGGTTAGAAGACGGCAAGATTCCAGAGAGTGCGAAGAGTCCTACATACTCACCGCGTGAAGTAGCTGAGATGTTTGACAAGGCTAAAAACAATATGAGAAGTGCCTCTGTTAATGAAGCTGTTATGATAATTAATGGTGCATTGAAAAGCGACATAAACGAATATTTAAAAGAGAGATTCAGAGTGCTTAAAGAATTTGTAATAGCACCGGATTATAATATTTTTAGAGAGAGTCCTAACTATCTTACAGTAGTTGAAAATTATGACTTATACAATGGCGGTTATGTGAAATGGAAAGCTGATGTAAATACTGTAAGTCAAACCAATATAGACGGCATACCAAAGAAAAAAGCAAGACTTTTGATTTATGATACAGCCGACAAGAACATTGCAGGCGTTGCTGATTTAATAGTGAATGTTACTGTAACATTAGAGCCTAAAAACTATATAGAAGTGTATGGTAAGATTTTGGGCTATGATGCCAAGCAGAAATCAATACAGCTTGAAGGTCAGATTATAAAGCATTTGCCTAAGAAGTAA
- a CDS encoding GNAT family N-acetyltransferase: MTIYETKNRDDELIDKLYIIWEKSVRATHLFLKEDDIINISKYVKKYLIEIKHLIIAEMENNIVGFMGIENKKLEMLFLDPEVIGNGIGRKLIQYAAYNYNIEEVSVNEQNTNAYNFYKHIGFEDYKRDEYDELGNNFPIIYMKLKNL; encoded by the coding sequence ATGACAATATATGAAACAAAAAATAGAGATGATGAATTAATAGATAAACTTTATATAATATGGGAAAAATCTGTGAGAGCAACTCATTTATTTCTTAAAGAAGATGATATTATAAATATATCCAAATACGTTAAAAAATATTTAATAGAGATAAAGCATTTAATAATTGCAGAGATGGAAAATAATATTGTTGGTTTTATGGGAATAGAAAATAAAAAATTAGAAATGCTTTTTCTAGATCCTGAAGTTATAGGAAATGGCATAGGCAGAAAATTAATACAATATGCTGCTTACAATTATAATATCGAAGAAGTATCAGTCAATGAACAAAATACAAATGCGTACAATTTTTATAAGCATATAGGTTTTGAAGATTATAAAAGAGATGAATATGATGAACTAGGAAACAATTTTCCTATTATTTATATGAAATTAAAAAATCTATAA